Proteins encoded by one window of Salmonirosea aquatica:
- the araA gene encoding L-arabinose isomerase, which produces MVIDLKSYEVWFVTGSQHLYGEETLRLVDAHSQTIAQSFDAAPKIPVRVVFKPVVKTPEEILAVCKAANATPNCVGIIVWMHTFSPAKMWIGGLNALQVPLLHLHTQFNRDIPFADIDMDFMNLNQSAHGDREFGFLASRMRLSRKVVVGHWESDAVLQPLNVWTRVAVARYRMQTMKVVRFGDNMRQVAVTEGDKVEAQIKFGFAVNTHGVGDLVQVINQVSDAEINGLMQEYADHYQLMDSLVKGGTLRESLVEAARIELGLKTFLEDGGYSAYTNTFEDLHGMRQLPGIGSQRMMAAGYGYGGEGDWKTAALVHVLKTMATDLPGGTSFMEDYTYHFDPQNAMVLGSHMLEICPTIAAGAVRCEVHPLGIGGKEDPVRLVFNGAAGPALNVSLIDMGNRFRLLVNEVESVEITQEFPKLPTARVLWKPQPSMEVGLQAWILAGGAHHTAYTQSLTIDYIEDLADMLGVELVVIDKDTTLRGLKKDLQLGEVVYR; this is translated from the coding sequence ATGGTTATTGATTTAAAATCTTATGAAGTTTGGTTCGTGACGGGTAGCCAGCATCTGTACGGAGAAGAAACCCTCCGGCTGGTGGACGCCCATTCGCAAACCATCGCGCAGTCGTTCGATGCCGCGCCGAAGATTCCGGTGCGGGTTGTTTTCAAACCCGTCGTCAAAACGCCCGAAGAAATTCTGGCTGTCTGTAAGGCGGCCAACGCTACCCCCAACTGCGTGGGAATCATCGTGTGGATGCATACCTTTTCACCCGCCAAAATGTGGATCGGCGGTCTGAATGCTCTACAGGTACCCCTGCTCCATCTGCACACGCAGTTCAACCGCGACATTCCATTCGCCGACATCGACATGGATTTCATGAACCTGAACCAGTCCGCCCACGGCGACCGGGAGTTCGGCTTCCTGGCCTCGCGCATGCGTCTCAGTCGCAAGGTAGTCGTGGGGCACTGGGAAAGCGATGCGGTGCTACAACCCCTCAATGTGTGGACGCGGGTAGCGGTGGCCCGCTACCGGATGCAGACCATGAAGGTAGTTCGCTTCGGCGACAACATGCGGCAAGTGGCGGTCACGGAGGGCGATAAAGTAGAGGCGCAAATCAAATTCGGTTTTGCGGTCAATACGCACGGGGTAGGTGATTTGGTGCAGGTCATCAACCAGGTTTCCGACGCCGAAATCAACGGCTTGATGCAGGAATACGCCGACCACTACCAATTGATGGATTCGTTGGTAAAGGGGGGTACCTTGCGCGAATCGCTCGTGGAAGCCGCCCGCATCGAGCTGGGATTGAAAACATTTCTGGAAGATGGCGGCTACTCGGCCTACACCAACACCTTCGAGGATTTGCATGGCATGCGGCAGTTGCCCGGCATCGGTTCGCAGCGCATGATGGCAGCGGGCTACGGCTACGGCGGCGAGGGCGACTGGAAAACCGCCGCGTTGGTTCACGTACTGAAAACCATGGCCACGGATTTGCCGGGGGGTACCTCCTTCATGGAAGATTATACCTACCATTTCGATCCCCAGAATGCGATGGTACTGGGCTCGCACATGCTGGAAATTTGTCCGACCATTGCCGCCGGAGCGGTGCGGTGCGAGGTACACCCGCTGGGCATTGGCGGCAAGGAAGATCCCGTGCGACTGGTGTTCAACGGCGCGGCAGGCCCCGCCCTGAATGTTTCACTCATCGATATGGGCAACCGTTTCCGGCTGCTGGTCAACGAGGTAGAGTCCGTGGAAATAACCCAGGAGTTCCCTAAGCTACCCACCGCCCGGGTACTTTGGAAGCCCCAGCCCAGCATGGAAGTAGGTCTGCAGGCGTGGATTCTGGCGGGAGGCGCCCACCACACGGCTTACACCCAAAGTCTGACCATCGACTATATCGAAGACCTGGCCGATATGCTGGGCGTAGAATTGGTCGTAATCGACAAGGATACTACCCTGCGGGGCCTGAAAAAAGATTTACAACTAGGAGAAGTAGTCTATCGATAA
- a CDS encoding L-ribulose-5-phosphate 4-epimerase: MYKTLREEAYEANMQLPKLGLVLFTFGNVSAVDRDKAVFAIKPSGVPYESLRAQDIVIMDYDAQVVEGTLRPSSDTKTHALLYKTWDDIGGITHTHSTYAVAWAQAGRDIPIFGTTHADHTHQDIPCAPVLTDDMIRGDYEHETGNQILDCFKDKTLSHHEVEMVLLQNHGPFTWGQDAAKSVYNAAVLEEIARMAYLTLQINADTAVLKDTLRMKHFERKHGKDAYYGQGC, from the coding sequence ATCTATAAAACCCTCCGGGAGGAAGCTTACGAAGCCAATATGCAGCTGCCTAAACTCGGGCTGGTGCTCTTCACCTTCGGCAATGTGAGCGCCGTGGACCGGGACAAGGCCGTGTTTGCCATCAAACCCAGCGGGGTACCTTACGAAAGTTTGCGGGCACAGGATATAGTGATCATGGATTATGACGCCCAGGTGGTGGAGGGTACCCTGCGCCCTTCGTCCGACACCAAAACCCACGCGCTCCTCTACAAAACCTGGGACGACATCGGCGGCATTACCCACACCCATAGTACGTACGCCGTGGCCTGGGCGCAGGCCGGACGCGACATCCCGATTTTCGGCACCACCCACGCCGACCACACCCACCAGGATATTCCCTGCGCCCCCGTACTCACCGACGACATGATCCGGGGCGACTATGAGCACGAAACAGGAAATCAGATTCTGGATTGCTTCAAGGACAAAACCCTGTCCCACCACGAAGTGGAAATGGTGCTGCTGCAAAACCACGGCCCCTTCACCTGGGGCCAGGATGCCGCCAAGTCGGTGTATAATGCGGCCGTGCTGGAAGAAATAGCCCGGATGGCGTACCTGACTTTGCAAATCAATGCCGATACCGCCGTTTTGAAAGATACCCTGCGCATGAAGCACTTCGAGCGCAAGCATGGCAAGGACGCGTATTACGGGCAGGGATGCTAA
- a CDS encoding ribulokinase, giving the protein MEQEKYTIGLDYGTDSVRALVVNTGTGESVGTAVYYYPRWKKGLYCDAAASRFRQHPLDYLEGLEKAITEALKNFPDEVRQRVVGISVDTTGSTPVAVNREGTPLALTPEFAENPNGMFILWKDHTANAEAEEINELAHREGTDFTKYVGGIYSSEWFWAKILHTLRVDESIREQAFSWVEHCDWISAVLTGQTDPLTMKRSRCAAGHKAMWHEEFEGLPSDDFLTQLDPLLAGLRDRLYTDTCTSDQAMGTLSAEWAEKLGLSPEVVVGVGAFDAHMGAVGAEIEPYTFVRVMGTSTCDMLVAPNEEIGHLLIRGICGQVDGSIIPGMLGTEAGQSAYGDYYAWFQRLITEPVRALLGDEAADALGEKLIPYLSEQAARLPVTQNDPVATDWINGRRTPDANHTLKAALTGLNLSSDAVMVFKSLVEATAFGSRAIVDRFVSEGVPIRQVIAIGGVAKKSPFVMQTLADVLDMPIKVTRSDQACALGAAMNAAVAAGVHPDLFAAQRAMGSGFDAYYEPRKEQVEIYKLLYSKYQSLGKFIEHGY; this is encoded by the coding sequence ATGGAGCAGGAAAAATACACAATTGGTCTGGACTACGGCACCGATTCGGTGCGGGCCCTGGTGGTCAATACCGGCACTGGCGAGAGCGTCGGCACGGCGGTTTATTACTATCCACGCTGGAAAAAAGGATTATACTGCGATGCGGCGGCATCGCGCTTCCGGCAACATCCGCTGGATTACCTAGAAGGTTTGGAAAAGGCCATCACCGAAGCGTTGAAAAATTTTCCGGACGAGGTACGCCAACGGGTCGTCGGTATTTCGGTGGACACCACGGGCTCCACGCCCGTGGCGGTAAACCGTGAAGGTACCCCCCTGGCCCTGACGCCCGAATTTGCCGAAAACCCCAACGGAATGTTCATCCTCTGGAAAGACCATACCGCCAACGCCGAAGCCGAAGAAATCAACGAACTGGCGCACCGGGAAGGTACCGATTTTACCAAATACGTCGGGGGTATCTATTCCTCCGAATGGTTCTGGGCCAAAATCCTGCACACGTTGCGCGTGGACGAAAGCATCCGCGAACAAGCCTTTTCGTGGGTCGAGCACTGTGACTGGATTTCGGCCGTGCTCACCGGCCAGACCGACCCCTTGACGATGAAGCGCTCGCGCTGCGCGGCCGGGCACAAGGCGATGTGGCATGAAGAATTCGAGGGGCTTCCTTCGGATGACTTTCTTACCCAACTCGACCCGCTACTGGCCGGACTGCGGGATCGCCTGTACACGGACACCTGCACCTCCGACCAGGCCATGGGTACCCTATCCGCCGAATGGGCCGAAAAACTGGGACTCTCCCCCGAGGTGGTGGTGGGGGTAGGTGCGTTCGATGCGCACATGGGCGCGGTTGGGGCCGAAATCGAACCCTACACCTTTGTGCGGGTGATGGGTACCTCCACCTGCGATATGTTGGTGGCTCCCAACGAAGAAATCGGCCATTTGCTGATCCGTGGCATCTGCGGTCAGGTCGATGGCTCCATCATTCCGGGCATGTTGGGTACCGAAGCGGGGCAATCGGCCTATGGCGACTACTACGCGTGGTTCCAGCGATTAATCACCGAGCCGGTACGGGCCCTTTTGGGGGACGAGGCAGCCGATGCACTGGGCGAAAAACTCATTCCCTACCTTTCGGAACAGGCCGCCCGATTGCCGGTGACCCAAAACGACCCCGTTGCTACCGACTGGATCAACGGCCGGCGCACGCCCGACGCCAACCATACCCTGAAAGCGGCACTGACGGGCTTGAATCTGAGCAGCGATGCCGTGATGGTGTTCAAGTCGCTGGTCGAGGCCACGGCTTTTGGCTCGCGGGCCATTGTGGATCGGTTCGTTTCGGAAGGGGTACCCATCCGGCAGGTCATTGCCATCGGCGGGGTAGCCAAGAAATCGCCCTTCGTGATGCAAACCCTGGCCGATGTGCTGGATATGCCGATCAAGGTAACCCGTTCGGATCAGGCTTGTGCCCTGGGCGCCGCCATGAATGCTGCGGTAGCGGCGGGTGTTCATCCCGATCTGTTTGCCGCCCAGCGGGCGATGGGGTCGGGTTTCGATGCTTATTACGAACCACGGAAAGAGCAGGTTGAAATTTATAAACTATTATATTCCAAGTACCAGTCCCTGGGAAAATTCATTGAACATGGTTATTGA
- a CDS encoding arylsulfatase, whose protein sequence is MGKLSMLGLLLLILALLGNITRKIKPEAVKPNILVIMADDMGYSDLGCYGGEIKTPNLDRLAANGLRFRNAYNTARCCPTRASLLTGQYQHKVGLDRNGKSLTRDGVTIAEALKPHGYQTGMVGKWHLSEAIPLKDKAKHLDWLNHQYDPGIPFAEVSTYPINRGFDKHYGIIWGVVSYYDPFSLVEGDKPVKTVGKDYYITDDFSQKATEYIRDFTKKDDPFFLYLAYTSPHWPIQAPQEDIERYLPVYQEGWDVLQQKRRDRQIKMGLLTPQSNKLSPIQGRKWAELSAAEKEFNTKKMATHAAMVARMDRGIGQVLKTLEETGALDNTLIVFMSDNGASPEIMHVSGYDRPSETRSGEKLLYADAIPVADIGKEISYTGIGPEWANAINSPYRLWKAESIGGGIRTPMIVHWKGLKTPKGSVSDELTHVMDIMPTLLDLTDIPYPKVYQGNTIKAMDGQSLLPVLLGKKRPGYAQLFFEHEGGKALIEGDWKLVAPKRKAWELYDLKADRTESDNLMMKNPAKAADLKQKYEAWSKRMGVSE, encoded by the coding sequence ATGGGAAAATTATCAATGCTGGGTTTGTTGCTGCTGATTTTGGCCCTGCTGGGCAACATCACCAGGAAGATCAAACCCGAGGCTGTAAAACCCAATATTCTGGTTATCATGGCCGATGACATGGGCTATTCGGATTTGGGCTGTTACGGTGGGGAAATTAAAACGCCCAATCTGGACCGACTGGCCGCCAACGGGTTGCGCTTTCGGAATGCCTACAACACGGCCCGCTGCTGTCCTACTCGCGCCAGCCTGCTCACGGGTCAGTACCAGCACAAGGTAGGTCTGGACCGCAATGGCAAAAGCCTGACCCGCGACGGAGTCACCATCGCCGAGGCCCTGAAGCCCCACGGCTACCAAACGGGCATGGTAGGCAAGTGGCATCTGTCTGAGGCTATTCCGCTAAAAGACAAGGCTAAGCACCTGGACTGGCTGAATCATCAGTACGACCCCGGGATTCCCTTCGCGGAGGTCAGTACCTACCCGATCAACCGGGGCTTCGACAAACATTACGGCATCATCTGGGGCGTGGTCAGCTACTACGATCCATTCTCGCTGGTGGAAGGCGATAAGCCCGTCAAAACCGTGGGGAAAGACTACTATATCACCGACGATTTCAGCCAGAAGGCCACGGAGTACATTCGGGATTTTACCAAAAAGGACGATCCGTTTTTCCTCTACCTGGCCTATACCTCGCCCCACTGGCCCATTCAAGCCCCGCAGGAGGATATCGAAAGGTACCTGCCGGTGTACCAGGAAGGTTGGGATGTGTTGCAACAGAAACGTCGCGACCGACAGATTAAAATGGGCTTGCTGACTCCCCAAAGTAACAAACTCTCACCCATTCAGGGTCGGAAATGGGCGGAGCTATCGGCGGCAGAAAAAGAGTTCAACACAAAAAAAATGGCTACCCACGCGGCGATGGTAGCGCGCATGGACCGCGGGATCGGTCAGGTACTGAAAACGCTGGAAGAAACGGGAGCGCTGGACAACACGCTGATCGTGTTCATGTCGGACAACGGAGCCTCACCCGAAATCATGCACGTTTCGGGTTACGACCGCCCCTCCGAAACCCGTTCTGGAGAAAAACTGCTGTACGCCGATGCGATTCCGGTGGCGGATATCGGGAAGGAGATTTCTTATACGGGTATCGGGCCGGAATGGGCCAACGCCATCAACTCGCCCTACCGCTTGTGGAAAGCCGAATCCATCGGCGGCGGTATCCGGACCCCCATGATTGTCCATTGGAAGGGGCTGAAAACGCCCAAAGGCAGCGTTTCGGACGAGCTGACGCACGTTATGGATATTATGCCTACCTTACTGGACCTGACCGATATACCCTATCCGAAAGTTTATCAGGGGAACACGATCAAGGCGATGGATGGGCAAAGCCTTTTGCCAGTACTTTTAGGGAAAAAGCGTCCAGGTTATGCCCAATTGTTCTTCGAGCACGAAGGAGGCAAGGCGCTTATCGAAGGCGATTGGAAACTGGTAGCCCCCAAAAGGAAAGCCTGGGAACTCTACGACCTCAAAGCCGACCGCACGGAATCAGACAACCTGATGATGAAGAATCCGGCAAAGGCTGCCGACTTAAAGCAGAAATACGAGGCATGGAGCAAACGGATGGGGGTTTCGGAATGA
- a CDS encoding sulfatase-like hydrolase/transferase, with protein sequence MKWIFCGCERLVIASVVVLLGFVQPVVGQKASQRPPNIILILTDDMGIGDVGCYGGKVTPTPNIDRLASEGTRFTQYYSGSPICSPSRVSLTTGMHPARWNITSYLSNKKHNRTCEQADFLDPRAPSVARTLRQNGYHTAHFGKWHMGGGRDVTEAPGIPEYGFDEYSSTYESPDPDPLLTATNWIWSKEDSIKRWNRTAYFVDKTLAFLAKNQGNSSFVNLWLDDVHTPWIPDPEAMEAHPRDSEKMPNLQKVLVEVDTQIGRLMAGIKALGLDENTLVIFTSDNGPLPAFGDRRTVGLRGTKLSLFEGGIRMPFIVRYPGKVPAGRVDETAVMTATDLFPTFCKITQSDLPTPERMDGEDVSEAWFGKKFARNKPIYWEYGRNHVSFNYPLMLKMSVPIWRCGGANGKYCSIPTVPMRNCTTWKRMRWKPKT encoded by the coding sequence ATGAAATGGATTTTTTGCGGTTGTGAAAGGCTTGTTATTGCCTCGGTAGTCGTTTTGTTGGGTTTTGTGCAGCCTGTGGTAGGCCAAAAAGCTTCGCAGCGGCCCCCCAACATCATCCTGATCCTGACCGATGACATGGGCATCGGTGATGTGGGCTGTTACGGGGGCAAAGTGACCCCCACACCGAATATTGACCGACTGGCCTCCGAGGGTACCCGGTTTACGCAGTATTACAGCGGGTCGCCCATCTGTTCGCCCTCGCGGGTGTCGCTCACGACCGGCATGCACCCCGCCCGCTGGAACATTACCTCCTACCTGAGCAACAAAAAGCATAACCGTACCTGCGAACAGGCCGATTTCCTCGATCCCCGGGCACCCTCGGTGGCCCGTACCCTGCGGCAGAACGGCTACCATACCGCGCACTTCGGCAAATGGCACATGGGCGGTGGACGCGACGTGACCGAAGCCCCCGGCATTCCCGAGTATGGGTTCGACGAGTACTCCAGTACCTACGAAAGTCCTGATCCCGACCCGCTACTGACCGCCACCAACTGGATCTGGTCGAAGGAAGACAGTATCAAGCGCTGGAACCGCACAGCTTATTTCGTAGACAAAACGTTAGCTTTTCTGGCAAAAAACCAGGGTAACTCTTCATTCGTTAACCTTTGGCTTGACGACGTACACACGCCCTGGATTCCCGATCCCGAAGCGATGGAAGCCCATCCCCGTGACTCGGAAAAAATGCCCAACCTACAAAAAGTTCTGGTGGAAGTGGATACGCAGATCGGGCGGCTGATGGCGGGAATCAAAGCTTTGGGACTGGACGAAAACACTCTGGTCATTTTCACCAGCGACAATGGCCCCCTGCCCGCCTTCGGCGACCGCCGCACGGTGGGGCTGAGGGGTACCAAGCTGTCGCTCTTCGAAGGCGGCATCCGCATGCCGTTCATCGTTCGCTACCCCGGAAAGGTACCCGCCGGTCGGGTGGATGAAACCGCCGTCATGACGGCTACCGACCTTTTTCCTACCTTTTGTAAAATAACGCAATCGGACCTGCCTACCCCCGAACGAATGGATGGAGAGGATGTATCAGAGGCCTGGTTTGGCAAAAAGTTTGCCCGCAACAAACCTATCTACTGGGAGTACGGACGAAATCACGTCAGCTTCAATTACCCCCTGATGCTGAAGATGTCAGTCCCAATCTGGCGTTGCGGCGGGGCAAATGGAAAATATTGCTCAATACCGACGGTACCGATGCGCAATTGTACAACCTGGAAAAGGATGCGTTGGAAACCCAAAACGTAG
- a CDS encoding phage tail tape measure protein translates to MAKNTHTERATIQLIIDGKQAETSIKEVRQSMIMLERQLTNMKKADDPAGYAAATRELQKLKAAHGQMVAELRGGESSWSKFKANSKEIALGTLGGNLAEAGLSALKQGITKLIDISGELSDELADVQKQTGLAGKDLQELNAELQAINTRTPVEELRSLAAVAGKLGYDTKDDVLAFVRAADQINVALGEDLGGNIEDVTNDIGKLVEIFGLEEEFGIEKAMLKTASAINVAGASSAANEGYLVAWTKRFAGIAPNAGISIADTLGLAATMDILGQSSELSATNVGKMIIAIGKDLPHFAQVAGMSVMDFSALLKKDANEAFVKVLEGAKSAEGGVEGMIKTLEALGIEGSEGAQVLGALTNNTKLLREQQGLLNDAYDVGTSVSGEFNIKNENTAAILEKLGKRITILWEQASAAVNPLIRLFGKWAGVVDELEEGLAAIQTQQDVVAGAEKNLVPIIERYDRLATNTKRSKEEQAEFMKLTRQIADAVPGAVTAWDNYGNALQLNTWKARDFVEQQQKMLKAMRDTQKEAAKGELAELNREAIRIKTELERGKVSMNTGMGQYRDVALTDRDFAQRTKRLTSIREREARIKDGLAALDKPSPAVKPDTGASNAAGTGITKNSPGGSYTGTGQSGNAVSDVRKLDDELLKNQQQLTLNLMSEHEKQIVAAHNKYEQMRKLAGNNKEDLAKIAAQEAQEMEQINEQTNRKNLESFDKMMRTKLSAMNDQADQKRAFEQKLAEEDAQRQDKELSDIREHYRDLIAEAELLGRDTTDIYIRMYNAIRDLQLARNNEELEKDVEKNKKLLEEKKKLANDQNKKDEDDQEDWMADIEMRKRAYSDMAQAVSDVFSIMASNETDFAEFQKAIGLVQLAIDSGAAIAGAVRAASVSSPNPFVLVASIATAIATVTANILKAKQLIQKANVPEPPAFRAAGGYTDMGSLAADPGGPEGWVSRPTLFSMGSRRYVAGERGREYVISNPMLRNPAVANFVGIMEVLRQQNQFANPASIPAPQSVNKGPVMDPQLAEIARLLRELNNKPSAWNHAPLEEYQNLVSSIRRRASA, encoded by the coding sequence ATGGCCAAGAACACCCATACCGAACGGGCTACCATTCAGCTCATCATCGACGGCAAACAGGCCGAAACCTCCATCAAGGAAGTACGTCAGTCGATGATCATGCTCGAGCGCCAGCTCACCAATATGAAGAAGGCCGACGACCCGGCAGGCTATGCAGCCGCTACGCGCGAATTGCAAAAGCTGAAAGCTGCTCATGGCCAGATGGTAGCCGAACTTCGTGGCGGTGAAAGCTCCTGGAGTAAGTTTAAGGCAAACTCTAAGGAAATAGCCCTGGGTACTCTAGGCGGCAATCTGGCTGAAGCGGGCCTCAGTGCGCTGAAACAGGGTATTACCAAGCTCATCGACATCAGTGGCGAGCTGAGCGACGAACTGGCCGACGTGCAGAAACAGACGGGATTGGCCGGGAAGGATCTGCAAGAACTCAACGCCGAGCTGCAAGCCATAAACACCCGTACGCCGGTCGAGGAATTGCGGTCGTTGGCCGCTGTGGCCGGGAAGCTGGGGTATGACACCAAGGATGATGTTTTGGCCTTCGTTCGTGCCGCCGATCAGATCAATGTGGCCCTGGGCGAAGACCTGGGCGGCAACATCGAGGACGTCACGAACGACATTGGGAAGCTGGTCGAAATATTTGGTCTGGAGGAGGAGTTCGGGATTGAAAAAGCCATGCTGAAGACTGCTTCGGCCATCAACGTGGCCGGAGCGAGTTCGGCGGCTAACGAGGGCTACCTGGTAGCCTGGACCAAGCGCTTTGCCGGTATCGCGCCCAATGCCGGGATCAGTATAGCCGATACCCTGGGCCTGGCCGCTACGATGGATATTCTGGGCCAGAGCTCCGAGCTTTCCGCTACCAACGTGGGCAAGATGATCATCGCCATTGGCAAGGATCTTCCGCACTTCGCGCAGGTGGCCGGTATGTCCGTCATGGATTTCAGCGCCCTACTCAAGAAGGACGCCAACGAGGCATTTGTAAAAGTGCTGGAAGGGGCCAAAAGTGCAGAAGGCGGGGTTGAAGGTATGATCAAGACCCTAGAAGCCTTGGGAATTGAAGGCAGCGAAGGCGCTCAGGTGTTGGGAGCACTCACCAATAACACTAAGCTCCTACGAGAGCAGCAGGGGTTATTGAATGATGCCTATGATGTGGGTACCTCCGTTTCAGGCGAATTCAACATCAAAAACGAAAACACAGCGGCCATCCTCGAAAAGCTGGGCAAGCGGATCACGATCCTGTGGGAACAGGCCAGCGCGGCCGTGAATCCACTCATCAGGCTTTTCGGCAAGTGGGCCGGGGTAGTCGATGAGCTGGAGGAGGGCTTAGCGGCCATCCAGACCCAACAGGATGTAGTGGCCGGTGCTGAGAAAAACCTGGTACCCATCATTGAGCGTTACGATCGGCTGGCCACCAATACGAAGCGTTCCAAAGAGGAGCAAGCCGAGTTTATGAAGCTGACCCGCCAGATAGCGGATGCCGTACCGGGGGCCGTCACGGCCTGGGACAATTACGGCAATGCCTTGCAGCTGAACACCTGGAAGGCCCGGGATTTCGTCGAGCAGCAGCAGAAAATGCTGAAGGCCATGCGCGATACCCAGAAGGAAGCCGCCAAAGGTGAATTGGCTGAGCTTAACCGGGAAGCCATCCGTATAAAGACCGAGCTGGAGCGCGGCAAAGTGTCAATGAATACGGGCATGGGACAGTACCGGGACGTAGCCCTCACCGACCGGGATTTTGCGCAACGTACCAAGCGCCTCACCAGCATCCGGGAGCGGGAGGCTAGGATAAAGGACGGCCTTGCCGCGCTCGATAAGCCCTCACCGGCTGTGAAGCCCGACACCGGCGCCAGCAATGCGGCCGGTACTGGCATTACCAAGAATTCCCCCGGAGGCAGCTATACCGGTACGGGCCAGTCAGGCAATGCCGTATCGGATGTCCGGAAGCTGGACGATGAGCTTTTGAAAAACCAGCAGCAGCTCACCCTGAACCTGATGAGTGAGCACGAAAAGCAGATTGTGGCCGCTCATAATAAGTACGAGCAGATGCGCAAACTGGCCGGGAACAATAAGGAAGATCTGGCAAAGATTGCCGCCCAGGAAGCCCAGGAAATGGAGCAAATCAACGAACAGACCAACCGGAAAAACCTGGAGTCGTTCGATAAGATGATGCGCACCAAGCTCAGCGCCATGAATGACCAGGCTGACCAGAAAAGAGCTTTTGAGCAGAAGCTGGCGGAGGAGGACGCCCAGCGCCAGGATAAGGAGCTCAGCGATATAAGGGAGCATTACCGAGACTTGATAGCTGAAGCCGAGCTTTTGGGTAGGGATACTACGGATATTTACATAAGGATGTACAATGCCATCCGGGATCTTCAGCTTGCCCGCAACAATGAGGAGCTCGAGAAGGATGTCGAGAAAAACAAAAAGCTCCTCGAGGAGAAAAAGAAACTCGCCAATGACCAAAATAAGAAAGATGAGGACGATCAGGAGGATTGGATGGCCGATATTGAAATGCGGAAGCGGGCCTACTCGGATATGGCTCAGGCCGTATCGGATGTATTTTCAATCATGGCTAGTAATGAAACCGATTTTGCCGAGTTTCAAAAGGCAATCGGCCTGGTACAGTTAGCCATTGATAGTGGTGCGGCCATTGCCGGGGCCGTTAGGGCCGCTTCGGTAAGCTCTCCCAACCCGTTTGTGCTTGTGGCTAGCATTGCCACGGCCATTGCAACAGTAACCGCCAACATCCTGAAGGCAAAGCAGCTTATTCAAAAAGCGAATGTACCCGAGCCTCCTGCCTTCCGGGCCGCTGGGGGGTACACCGATATGGGCAGCCTGGCAGCAGACCCAGGCGGACCCGAGGGGTGGGTTAGTCGCCCTACGCTCTTCAGCATGGGGAGCCGTCGCTACGTAGCCGGTGAGCGCGGCCGCGAATACGTGATCAGCAACCCCATGCTCCGCAACCCGGCTGTAGCCAACTTCGTAGGAATAATGGAAGTCTTGCGGCAGCAAAACCAATTCGCAAATCCTGCCTCTATCCCTGCGCCGCAGAGTGTCAATAAGGGTCCCGTAATGGATCCTCAGCTGGCCGAAATCGCCCGTCTGCTTCGTGAACTCAACAATAAACCTTCTGCCTGGAACCATGCCCCCCTGGAAGAGTACCAGAACCTGGTAAGTAGCATCCGCAGGCGGGCCAGCGCCTAA